In Arvicola amphibius chromosome 1, mArvAmp1.2, whole genome shotgun sequence, one DNA window encodes the following:
- the Alb gene encoding albumin — protein sequence MKWVTFLLLLFVSGSAFSRGVFRRDAPKSEIAHRYNDLGEKYFKGLVLITFAQHLQKCPYEEHIKLVNEVTDFAKACVADESAENCDKSLHTLFGDKLCAIPNLGDNYAELAECCAKQEPERNQCFLKHKDDKPNLPPFVRPEAEVMCTSFQENPASFMGHYLHAVARRHPYFYAPELLYYAEKQSAIMTECCAEADKAACLGPKLDALKEKALLSSVQQRLKCSSMEKFGERAFKAWAVARLSQKFPKAEFAEITKLATDLTKVTKECCHGDLLECADDRVELAKYMCENHATISSKLQPCCDKPLLQKAHCLAEVEHDEMPADLTPLAADFVEDKEVCKNYAEAKDVFLGTFLYEYARRHPDYSVALLLRLAKKYEATLEKCCAEADPHACYGKVFDEFQPLVEEPKNLVKANCELFEKLGEYGFQNALLVRYTQKAPQVSTPTLVEAARNLGKVGTKCCALPEVDRLPCVEDYLSAILNRVCVLHEKTPVSEQVTKCCTGSVVERRPCFSALPVDETYVPKEFKAESFTFHADICTLPDKEKQLKKQTALAELVKHKPKATGEQLKTVMGEFSAFLEKCCKADDKEACFSEEGPKLVATSQAALA from the exons ATGAAGTGGGtaaccttcctcctccttctctttgtctCCGGCTCTGCTTTTTCCAGGGGCGTGTTTCGCCGAGATGCAC CCAAGAGTGAGATTGCTCATCGGTACAATGATTtgggagaaaaatatttcaaaggccT AGTCCTGATCACCTTCGCCCAGCATCTCCAGAAATGCCCGTATGAAGAACACATAAAATTAGTGAATGAAGTAACCGACTTTGCAAAGGCGTGTGTTGCCGATGAGTCTGCCGAAAACTGTGACAAGTCACTT CACACTCTTTTTGGAGATAAGCTTTGTGCCATCCCAAATCTTGGCGACAACTATGCTGAGCTGGCTGAGTGCTGTGCCAAACAAGAGCCTGAAAGAAACCAATGCTTCCTGAAACACAAGGATGACAAACCCAACCTGCCCCCATTTGTGAGGCCAGAGGCTGAGGTCATGTGCACCTCCTTCCAGGAAAATCCTGCTTCATTTATGGGACA CTATCTGCATGCAGTTGCCAGAAGACATCCTTATTTCTATGCCCCCGAGCTCCTTTACTATGCTGAGAAGCAAAGTGCCATCATGACGGAGTGCTGTGCTGAAGCCGACAAAGCCGCCTGCCTGGGACCAAAG CTTGATGCTCTGAAGGAGAAAGCGCTGCTCTCATCTGTCCAGCAGAGACTGAAGTGCTCCAGCATGGAGAAATTTGGAGAAAGAGCTTTCAAAGCATG ggCAGTAGCTCGTTTGAGCCAGAAATTCCCCAAGGCTGAGTTCGCAGAAATTACCAAACTGGCAACAGACCTCACCAAAGTCACAAAGGAGTGCTGCCATGGTGACCTGCTTGAATGCGCAGATGACAGG GTGGAACTTGCCAAGTACATGTGTGAAAACCATGCAACTATCTCTAGCAAACTGCAGCCTTGCTGTGACAAACCCCTGCTGCAGAAAGCCCATTGTCTTGCTGAGGTGGAGCATGATGAGATGCCTGCGGATCTGACTCCACTAGCTGCTGACTTCGTTGAGGATAAGGAAGTGTGCAAGAACTATGCCGAAGCCAAAGACGTCTTCCTGGGCAC GTTTTTGTATGAATATGCAAGAAGGCACCCCGACTACTCTGTTGCCTTGCTGCTGAGGCTTGCTAAGAAATACGAAGCCACCCTGGAAAAGTGCTGCGCTGAAGCTGACCCTCACGCCTGCTACGGCAAAGTG TTTGATGAATTCCAGCCTCTCGTAGAAGAGCCTAAGAACTTAGTCAAAGCCAACTGTGAACTTTTTGAGAAGCTTGGAGAGTATGGATTCCAAAATGC gCTCCTAGTGCGTTACACTCAGAAAGCACCTCAGGTGTCGACTCCAACTCTCGTGGAAGCCGCAAGAAACCTAGGAAAAGTGGGCACCAAGTGCTGTGCGCTTCCTGAAGTGGACAGGCTGCCATGCGTGGAAGACTAT CTCTCTGCCATCCtgaaccgtgtgtgtgtgctgcatgagAAGACTCCAGTGAGTGAGCAGGTCACCAAGTGCTGTACTGGCTCTGTGGTGGAAAGGAGACCTTGCTTCTCTGCTCTGCCAGTTGATGAGACCTATGTGCCCAAAGAATTTAAAGCTGAATCCTTCACCTTCCATGCCGACATCTGCACACTTCCAGACAAGGAGAAGCAGCTAAAGAAGCAAAC CGCCCTTGCTGAGCTGGTGAAACACAAACCCAAGGCGACCGGTGAGCAGCTGAAGACCGTGATGGGCGAGTTCTCAGCTTTCTTAGAAAAGTGCTGCAAGGCTGACGACAAGGAGGCCTGCTTCTCCGAAGAG GGTCCAAAACTTGTTGCTACAAGCCAAGCTGCCTTAGCCTAA